From the genome of Leptospira koniambonensis:
ATATGCAAAAATGTGATCAATGCAAATGAGATCGCTACTGCAACGCCATGAACAGTTAAGTCAGAATCCGGATAACCTGCGTAGTGAAAAATAGGCTCAATCCAGCTGGATAGATAACCTTCTCCCACCCAACCTAAGAGTAAGCTTGCAATTGTAATCCCCACCTGACAGACGGAGAGCATATCATTCAACATGCTTGCCGCTTTTTTAGTGAGAGCGGCCATAGGTCTGCCGTCCCTGATCAATTCTTCCAAACGAGAAGGTCTGATCGAGACCAGGGCAAACTCTGCGGACACGAAAAATCCGTTGGCAAAGATAAGAAGAAGTATTACGAAAAATCCAATCACGTCCATTAACGGTAAGATCTTTCGAATATAAAATTTAGGCAGATTGCTAGATCGAAAGAATAAAACAAGGTGGGAAAAATATGGCTTTGGTCCGGAAAATTCCGGCTTCTACTGTCGGGGTCCATCTATCTGTGATACCATCCCTGAAAAACGGTGCATTGTCGAGTGTTTTGGAGACGAAAAAATGAAAATTTGCTCTTTTATCGAACCGGGTTTAAGCGGGTTATTCTGCATTTCGAACCATTTTGAGGACTCTGGAATTCAGATTTGGGTCCCCATTTTCATTTGCGAGTCTCTCTAATAAATTTATGTCGGATTCCGATTCTGGATTCCAATATTTAACAAAATAAAGGCGAGAAGTCCCTGCAGACAGCCAGAACCTAGCCCAGTCCAAAAAGTCCTCAGATTTGTCTCCCCAGCCGGAACCACTAAGGGAATCCTTTGTAAATGCAATTCTATCCGGCAAATTCCTAAAATCTAATCTACGCTTTGCCTTTCTGAAAGAAATAGAATCAGATCCACAGGACCATTCATAATCCCTAAGTCCATTAGGCGATTTAGAAGTCACTTTCATATTCCAAACAAGTAAAGCTGACTTCCCTTGGAGCAATTTAGATCCATCATAATATTGTAATGGAAAAGACTGCCAGCCTAAATGGCCTTCCCCTTCCGGAAGATTTTTAGGGAAAAGATTCTCACAAGCAGGTCCGAACACTTTTTTAGCAGAATCAGACTCGTCTCTTTTATCAAATCTTAGGAATAATTTAATTTCAGAATCAGGGAATTCCTTTCTAAGATATTCTGCTGCTTCTACTCCAGGTGAATTCAAATAAATTTGGATTTTATCCTTTTTAGAAAAGGATTCCATCGCACTTCTAAAAGCAGATTGAGCAGTATAGCTAGTAGGATTATCGGTATTCAGCTCTCTTGCTTCCAGCTCGGAAGAATCTCCGTCTTTATGAAATAGAAATACTCTCTTATCCTTTACAAAAACTGCAATCAACGGGTGAGTTAACTTTTTGAAATTTGCATTTTTAAGAGGATCTGATTCTTCCCTAATGCGGGAAGATTCTTTGGTTCTCATTTCAGACCAAGCAGATTTCCAAGGTTCTCTTCCTGGAGGATAAAATCCTTTATATTTAGAAATTCTATTATGAGTTTTAAGGATCGCAAGGTCAGGAGGAGAATCATCTTCTTGAAGTTCAGAATTTTCCTCATAATGGATCATAAAAGAAAGTAGATCGTTTGTATAACCATGTCTGGTATAAAAATCAATTGCAGAATTTTCTAAACTTTTACTTCCGAAAGAAGGAGGGAGATAATTTTTGATCTCAAAAGTTTTATCATCCGTATGACCTGAAGCAGAAATTTTAAGCGCCTGGTCTAAGAAACTTTTTACTCCTCTTAGATTCGAAGATTCCTTATGAGAAAGAAATAATCCATTCAAACGGATCCATTCTTCTTTATAAGAAGGATCTTCTTTTAAAATACCGCCCGCCTTAGTAAACTCTATGATCGCTTTTCTAAGATTATTCGTTTTTAACTGCAAAAACCCATGAAGCAATGTCGCGGAATATTCTACTCTTCTCCACCCTTTACTTTGTGCGAGAAAGCTCAGATCCATTGCAAGTTTAGAAGCTACTTCAGGTTCGTCTTCTGAAAGTATTTGAATAATTCTTAATTTAGTAAATAGATCATCTTCTGTCAGATTTTTAGGAGTGCTAACTGATTGTAGAGCATCTACAGCTTTATGAGAATTTTTAGATTTCCAAACTGCAACAGATATTAGATCGCGAGCGCTATTTATCGGAATCGGTTCCCCTAAGAATGGATGGAGTATCTTAGTAGACCAGTGTAAAAAATCTAAATTCAAATAATATTCAAGTGCTCTTGCAGGTTCACCTTGCAAATATGCAAGAGTTCCTAACTTCAAATATAATGAATTTTTATAAGCGGGAGCCATTTCCCCTTGTCTTTCTATTATATACTTTAAAACTTTTTCAGCAGAATTCGGATCCCCATCCACCAAATAATAATACGCCAATTTTTCGTAAGAATGAGAAAGCATTCTTCCACCTAAATTTTCAGAAACAATACCAATTTTAGAAAATTGGATCGCGTCTCTTGCAAATCCTAACTCCGAAAGATAATCTGCAATATTAGGAAGAAAATTAGATAAGAAAGGAATATGTTTTAGCTCCTTCTCCTCTGGATCAGTAACCCCAGGAAAAGGAGAAAGTATTCTTTGCAAATTTGTATATTCTCTATCATGGTTCGGATCAGAAAGTTTGAAATCCGCCATATAACTTCCGAGACGAAGCATTCTACAAAGTGAATAATATTGTTTTTTGGGAGAACATTTGATCTTATCCGCTGGCTTCTTATAAAGAAGAACGTTACGAGTAGATTCTACTAATTCTTTTTGGTAAGTGTCTCCAGCAGGAGGATTCCAAACTTTTAGGAAATTTTCCCCATTTGATTTCTTGGAGAAGTAAATATCTTGAAAATAAAGTAGAAGAACTTCTGCGAAGCCTAGATCTTTTTCCTTTCGAATAGAATTGATAAGGTTAGAAAATTTTCCGGAATCTTTATTAAGAAGTAAATATTCACCAGCTAATAGTGCAAATTCTGATTTTTGGACTGCATTCAGACCTTCTGGAAAGGAATTAAAATCAGTTTCCTTCGTTAGGACGTTTTTGCCATCCATCAAAAGATAAAAATTACCTGGAGAACCTGTCCAACCGTAATCATTACGGGTCTGAGCAGATAGCGATGTACAAAAAGAACAGAATGAAATTAATAAAAATGGAATATACTTGAAAATTAGGCTAATGCCGCCTACTTTACGAATATTTAAAATTGCATTTTGCAAGGGAATCGATCGCGATTTAAGAGCGGTTTATAGACCTTCTCTTTTTAAGTCCCGGCCCATTAAATCTCTAACAACCTCCTTCGGATTCTTATGCTCGTAAAGCATTTTATACACCTCGGTGGTTATTGCCATTTCGATACCTAATTTCTGGGATAATTCGAATCCACTTTTTGCAGTTTTAACCCCTTCTGCAACTTCTACCATTCCGCCTAAGATAGAATCCAAACTTTCTCCTTTTCCCAATCTGAAACCTACAGTCCTGTTTCTGGAAGCATCTCCGCAACAAGTAAGGATTAAATCTCCCATTCCAGAAGGTCCTAAAAATGTAAGAGGATCCGCTCCCAATTTGACTCCTAGTCTGGAAATTTCGGTTAATCCTCTGGTGATCAAAGCGGCTCTAGTATTCTGTCCGAATCCTAATCCGTCAGAAACTCCTGCAGCAATTGCGATCACATTTTTTAAAGAGCCGCCAACTTCTACTCCGACCACGTCTGGAGTCCAATAGGTCCTAAAATATGTGAAACTGAATATTTCCTGTACCTTTCTTGCAGTTGCTTCATTTTTAGATGCGATACTCACTATCGTAGGTACACGTTTGACCAACTCTTTTGCAAAACTAGGTCCAGAAAGATAAGATAATCTGCTATGAAATTTGCCTGGAAGTTCTGCTTCAAAAATTTCGGAAACTAGTCTAAGACTTCCATTTTCTATTCCTTTGCTTGCGGAAACGATGGGAGCCTTTTCCGGTAGAAAAGATTTAATCTCTTTTAGAATATCAGTGATTGCGTGAGAAGGAGGAGCAGAAACGATCATGTCCTTATCACGTACGGCTTCTTCTAAACTTGTACTTCCTTTTAAATTTTTAGGAAGATCTATGCCTGGTAGATATTTTTCGTTCCGATGGTTCTCATTAATCTCTTGGATCAGCCCAGAATTCCTTCCCCAAATGGTAACATCATAACCTTTGTCCGCCAGCAACACACCTAAAGAAGAACCAAAACTTCCAGATCCGATAACGCCGATTTGCATGAGATACCCTTTCCCCGACTAACCCTAAGGAGTGATGATCCTGACCTGGAAAGCCTAAACGGCAAGAAAAAAAAGCAGCAAAAACAAAGGCCTTTCCATTCTTATTTTGGTATAAAACAGAAATGAGTTTACCGACCAAATCCGCAGGATTAACTTTGTTCTTCCATGCTCGATTTGCGGAAACTTTCGGGATTCAATCTTTTAGATTTTCTGACGGGAAAAAATTCCTTGGAAGAAAAAGCCTTAAAGAGCAATTACAGGATCGCCGTTTTACTTCATTCTTTGAATAAGGTTCTGCAAAAAAAAGTGGTAGAGGGCACAGAAGATCTAGAGTCCCTAGTGATGGATTCAGGTCGGGGTGTTTTATATCTTTCCGGACATTATTCTATCCAAGGACTGGCCTGGTCCAAAATTTTAAGAACGAATCATATCAGATATAAACTCTCTTTACGACCTGTAAAGGTAGACGGAAACAGAGTGGTGTTTCGAATAGAAGCGTTTAGACTCTATGATCATAACCCAAGATCTATAGATCCAATACGGATTTTTTCCAAAGTTTTCAAATTCCATAGAAAACTAATATTAGAAGAAATAGTCGAAGAAATTCCTGAAATATTATCCCTTACGGAAGTGGGGAATGAGATCAGAGTCGACTTAAATTATTTTTTAGCAGAAATTCCAGAAGTAGCTGGAGCTGTTTCAGTCCAAAAAGTAATCCCCGAAAAAGGAAATGTATTCTTATTCGTGCGCTCTAATACAATTTTAAAACCATTATTGGATTTTTTTGGTCCGGACTATCTAAGGGTAGAACCGATTTCGGAGAATGAAGACAGCATGCTCATGCTGTGGAGGGATTAGAAAGATTGGACATTATCACGGGTTTTTCAAGAATCAGTATAGAAAGGGTCAAACGGCTTCAAGTCGTTTAACATAAAATTAGGATAAGTCCAAATGAGGATCATTTACCTCACCGATATCCACGACGGGCTCAGAGGATTGAAAGAAGTCCTTATGGGAACCGAATGCGACTTGTACCTATTCTCCGGCGACATTATCTACAAAGCCTTTTTTAATCCAGAACGTATCATCGAATTTGTAACACTCCAAGAAGACATGTATCGTATCATGGATGATGTCAAAGAAGAGATCAATCCTTATGATTACGCAACAAGAGCAGTACGTTTTCCAGAGAAGTACCAGCCTAACGTGGTAGAAAAATCCCACGATTACAGAAGATTATTCCACCAAGCCGCAAAAACGATGAAGGAAAAATACGAACTCATCGAGATCATCATCCAAAAATACGCAAAAGCTCCTGTCTGGTTATTACCAGGAAATTATGATATAGATCTTCAATACTCCGCGTTATACGAAAGAGACCTGCATAGAAAAACCTTCGATATGGGAGGATTAAAATTTGCAGGTTATGGTGGAGCTCCAGTAATCACTTCAGGGATCCCGGAAAAATTAGCCGTAAAATTCCACGAGTATAATCGTAACGGAAAAAATTACAGCGAACCAGAAGACTTCTTCAAAGAAGAAAATCCAGATGTTGTTGTAATTCATAATCCAGCGTACGGATTTTTAGATAAGATCCCAAGTTTTGGAAATGTAGGCTCTCAAGGGATCCGAAGATATTTAGATGATTATTCTCCCGCCTTAGTTGTCTCTGGTCATGTTCATGAAGACCAAGGGATCATAAAAAAAGGAAAAACAGTGTTTTTGAATCCTTCTAATTTTGGACCGGTTGATTCAGTCTTCGGATTTCAACCTGGAGGCTTCTTCTCTGAAATAGAAATAGAAAACAATCTTGTAAAAAATGTAAAACTGAATAGACTATCGGATCACTCAATTCGCCACCTTTTAGAAGTCGATTGCTCTGGAGACAAGTTAGAGCTTGTCCATGCAAGCAATGACTCAGAAGTTCCGGCGGAAGATTTTATCCGATAGTTATGACTCTTCCAAAACTCAGCTCAAACTCTAATATTGTAAAATTCGTAGGTCTAAAAAAATTTTTTAGATC
Proteins encoded in this window:
- a CDS encoding NAD(P)H-dependent glycerol-3-phosphate dehydrogenase — its product is MQIGVIGSGSFGSSLGVLLADKGYDVTIWGRNSGLIQEINENHRNEKYLPGIDLPKNLKGSTSLEEAVRDKDMIVSAPPSHAITDILKEIKSFLPEKAPIVSASKGIENGSLRLVSEIFEAELPGKFHSRLSYLSGPSFAKELVKRVPTIVSIASKNEATARKVQEIFSFTYFRTYWTPDVVGVEVGGSLKNVIAIAAGVSDGLGFGQNTRAALITRGLTEISRLGVKLGADPLTFLGPSGMGDLILTCCGDASRNRTVGFRLGKGESLDSILGGMVEVAEGVKTAKSGFELSQKLGIEMAITTEVYKMLYEHKNPKEVVRDLMGRDLKREGL
- a CDS encoding tetratricopeptide repeat protein — its product is MQNAILNIRKVGGISLIFKYIPFLLISFCSFCTSLSAQTRNDYGWTGSPGNFYLLMDGKNVLTKETDFNSFPEGLNAVQKSEFALLAGEYLLLNKDSGKFSNLINSIRKEKDLGFAEVLLLYFQDIYFSKKSNGENFLKVWNPPAGDTYQKELVESTRNVLLYKKPADKIKCSPKKQYYSLCRMLRLGSYMADFKLSDPNHDREYTNLQRILSPFPGVTDPEEKELKHIPFLSNFLPNIADYLSELGFARDAIQFSKIGIVSENLGGRMLSHSYEKLAYYYLVDGDPNSAEKVLKYIIERQGEMAPAYKNSLYLKLGTLAYLQGEPARALEYYLNLDFLHWSTKILHPFLGEPIPINSARDLISVAVWKSKNSHKAVDALQSVSTPKNLTEDDLFTKLRIIQILSEDEPEVASKLAMDLSFLAQSKGWRRVEYSATLLHGFLQLKTNNLRKAIIEFTKAGGILKEDPSYKEEWIRLNGLFLSHKESSNLRGVKSFLDQALKISASGHTDDKTFEIKNYLPPSFGSKSLENSAIDFYTRHGYTNDLLSFMIHYEENSELQEDDSPPDLAILKTHNRISKYKGFYPPGREPWKSAWSEMRTKESSRIREESDPLKNANFKKLTHPLIAVFVKDKRVFLFHKDGDSSELEARELNTDNPTSYTAQSAFRSAMESFSKKDKIQIYLNSPGVEAAEYLRKEFPDSEIKLFLRFDKRDESDSAKKVFGPACENLFPKNLPEGEGHLGWQSFPLQYYDGSKLLQGKSALLVWNMKVTSKSPNGLRDYEWSCGSDSISFRKAKRRLDFRNLPDRIAFTKDSLSGSGWGDKSEDFLDWARFWLSAGTSRLYFVKYWNPESESDINLLERLANENGDPNLNSRVLKMVRNAE
- a CDS encoding metallophosphoesterase family protein; this translates as MRIIYLTDIHDGLRGLKEVLMGTECDLYLFSGDIIYKAFFNPERIIEFVTLQEDMYRIMDDVKEEINPYDYATRAVRFPEKYQPNVVEKSHDYRRLFHQAAKTMKEKYELIEIIIQKYAKAPVWLLPGNYDIDLQYSALYERDLHRKTFDMGGLKFAGYGGAPVITSGIPEKLAVKFHEYNRNGKNYSEPEDFFKEENPDVVVIHNPAYGFLDKIPSFGNVGSQGIRRYLDDYSPALVVSGHVHEDQGIIKKGKTVFLNPSNFGPVDSVFGFQPGGFFSEIEIENNLVKNVKLNRLSDHSIRHLLEVDCSGDKLELVHASNDSEVPAEDFIR